In Candidatus Neomarinimicrobiota bacterium, a single window of DNA contains:
- a CDS encoding transposase: MNPKFLKENLTLSHFIMQVFSKIKPKLISILKDNLEKALIEQRDRIIGNKPYQRFSRIKRWGYTIRKYITTPLGNISNVRIPRMRDKDKEIRLFIDRYVHYTTDFINDVILAHALNMSTRKITVWFKSRLKDVVSYATFSRFIKVVEEEIDKIRNGPLPPDIEGLILDGIWGHIRIKKKKGVILVALGVDREGKIHLLDWELAEKESFNSYGVLLSRLKKRGLEKVKIIVGDGARGLPEAGKFVYPGSNFQYCLWHLSQTLMKQVSHLPPKIKDCFYNQFWEIFV; encoded by the coding sequence ATGAACCCTAAATTTCTAAAAGAAAATCTAACATTAAGTCATTTCATTATGCAAGTATTTTCTAAGATCAAGCCAAAATTAATCTCAATCCTCAAAGATAATCTTGAGAAGGCTCTCATTGAGCAGAGGGACAGAATTATCGGTAATAAACCTTACCAGAGGTTTTCTAGGATCAAACGCTGGGGGTATACTATCAGGAAGTATATTACAACTCCTCTGGGTAATATAAGTAATGTAAGGATACCCAGGATGCGAGATAAGGATAAAGAGATACGACTGTTTATAGATAGGTATGTTCATTACACAACTGATTTCATTAATGATGTTATTCTCGCTCATGCCTTAAACATGAGTACTCGTAAGATAACTGTTTGGTTTAAATCAAGGTTAAAGGATGTGGTTAGTTATGCTACCTTTTCCAGGTTCATAAAAGTTGTTGAGGAAGAGATAGATAAGATACGTAATGGTCCTCTTCCTCCTGACATTGAAGGTCTGATTCTGGATGGTATCTGGGGTCATATCAGGATAAAGAAGAAAAAGGGAGTTATACTGGTAGCTCTTGGTGTTGATAGAGAGGGTAAGATTCATCTATTGGATTGGGAATTAGCTGAGAAGGAATCATTTAATAGTTATGGAGTATTACTAAGCCGCTTAAAGAAGCGAGGACTGGAGAAAGTAAAGATAATAGTAGGAGATGGAGCTAGAGGCCTTCCAGAAGCAGGAAAATTTGTTTATCCCGGTTCTAACTTTCAATACTGCCTCTGGCATCTATCTCAGACATTGATGAAACAGGTCTCTCATCTACCACCTAAGATTAAAGATTGTTTCTATAACCAGTTTTGGGAAATTTTCGTCTAA